Sequence from the Flavobacterium sp. TR2 genome:
CATACTTTTCATTTACGAAAGTTACAGACAGTTAAGAGAAGAGAATTTAATGTATTTCTTATCAAATAATTATTTATTGTTGTTTGCGCCAGTCTATTTCTTTTTTGGAATGGGGTTAATATTAGGTTTTAAACCATTACAGGTTACAGGAATAATTTTGTTTGGTCAAGTTACGCTCTATGTTTTCGTTGTTAATATCGTTTGTATTGCCTACTACACTTTAATTAATATCTACATCTACAGAGAAAAAAACAACTGCAAATGAATCAAGTCGTACTAGGAATAATAATCGCCTTTATTTTTATTGGTTTAATACTATTTTTTTGTGTTATTCTGATCCGTCTTTATTTTAATAAGATAAGAAAGTATACAGAACTGCTTCACGAGAAAGATCTCAATTTTCAAAAGGCCGTTACTAAAACTGTCCTTGAAACTCAAGAGCAAGTACTGAATAATATTTCTCAGGATCTGCATGATGATGCTGGTCAACAGCTTACATACATCAATTTTCAAATAGAAAACATGAAATTGGATTCTCCCGAATTGGAAAAAATATTAGAGCCCGTATCACAATCATTAGGCAATTTATCAAAATCTATACGAAGCATCAGTCACGCATTAAATAGCCAATTGCTATTACAGCAAGATGTGATAAAAGCCATAATCACAGAAATAGAGAGACTGCAAAAGAATAATAAAATTGAAATTGCTTTCTCATTTGAAGAAATCGAAGTGAAAGAGTTCAGTGATAATGAGAAAATAATCATTTATCGAATATTTCAAGAATGTCTTAGCAATATTTTTAAACACGCTAAAGCCTCTAAAATGAGTGTTTCTATAACAACCAGCCCTCATTTTAAAATGATAATTACAGATAATGGCAAAGGATTTAACTCTGCCGATAAAAAAGACAAATTATCTTTAGGATTAACAAACATGGCCAGCAGAGCCAACAGTATAGCCTATCAGCTAGACGTAGAAAGCCAGCCAGGATCTGGTACTTTAATTATCCTTTCTGAAAATAAAAAAATTTAAAGTATGGAACAGACCACTATTTGTATAATCGATGACCATTCTATTGTAAGACATGGTCTAAAAGAATTGCTGCATAAAATGGGTAGCTACTCAGTAATCAATGAGTTTGATAATGGCGATGATTTCCTCCAGGCGATTCCAATAAGCCCAACACCAAATATTTACATCCTAGATTATTCTATGCCAAATATG
This genomic interval carries:
- a CDS encoding sensor histidine kinase, which translates into the protein MNQVVLGIIIAFIFIGLILFFCVILIRLYFNKIRKYTELLHEKDLNFQKAVTKTVLETQEQVLNNISQDLHDDAGQQLTYINFQIENMKLDSPELEKILEPVSQSLGNLSKSIRSISHALNSQLLLQQDVIKAIITEIERLQKNNKIEIAFSFEEIEVKEFSDNEKIIIYRIFQECLSNIFKHAKASKMSVSITTSPHFKMIITDNGKGFNSADKKDKLSLGLTNMASRANSIAYQLDVESQPGSGTLIILSENKKI